From Haloarcula sp. CBA1127, a single genomic window includes:
- a CDS encoding HAMP domain-containing sensor histidine kinase yields the protein MEDQSRVLAAAVETLDDVFYIYDADGKLAYWNARLNELFDLTDSELSGTEPTDFFVADDRKAVEAAIEEVFESGQTTVEARAETTEGVVTFELSGRLLTADDGTVQGFSGVGRDITDRQEREWHLQRQNERLTEFADLLAHDLRTPLAVTSGHLELAAEELSVERINAARDGLGRLESIIEDLRTATRDGALAADEQAVDIADVATTAWTHVETDSAVLEPPPSILIEADPKRLLRLFENVFANAVTHGPERNERAADEEGGDDATQITVRVVPTPDGFAIEDDGRGIAPDERERVFEPGASRAADGTGFGLYIVRTIAEAHGWTVRATAGEHGGARFEFDIDADTAC from the coding sequence ATGGAAGACCAGAGTCGTGTTCTGGCGGCCGCGGTCGAGACTCTCGACGACGTCTTCTACATCTACGACGCAGACGGCAAACTTGCGTACTGGAACGCTCGGCTGAACGAACTGTTCGACCTGACGGATAGCGAACTATCGGGCACAGAGCCGACCGATTTCTTTGTCGCGGACGACCGGAAAGCCGTCGAAGCGGCTATCGAGGAGGTGTTCGAGTCTGGTCAGACAACCGTCGAAGCGCGAGCAGAGACGACGGAAGGGGTGGTGACGTTCGAACTCAGCGGCCGGCTTCTCACGGCGGACGACGGCACAGTTCAGGGATTCAGCGGTGTCGGCCGGGATATCACGGACCGACAGGAACGGGAGTGGCACCTCCAGCGACAGAACGAGCGGCTCACGGAGTTTGCTGACCTGCTGGCACACGACCTCCGGACGCCGCTTGCCGTCACTAGTGGCCACCTCGAACTCGCTGCCGAGGAGCTGTCGGTCGAGCGTATCAACGCCGCCAGAGATGGGTTAGGGCGGTTAGAATCGATTATCGAGGATCTGCGGACCGCGACCAGAGACGGGGCGCTGGCAGCCGACGAGCAGGCCGTCGATATCGCTGACGTGGCAACGACGGCGTGGACCCACGTCGAGACCGACAGCGCAGTGCTGGAACCGCCGCCATCGATACTGATTGAAGCTGACCCAAAGCGATTGCTCCGACTGTTCGAGAACGTCTTCGCTAACGCCGTTACACACGGGCCTGAGCGCAATGAACGCGCAGCCGACGAGGAAGGTGGAGACGATGCCACCCAAATAACGGTTCGTGTCGTACCGACACCCGACGGCTTCGCAATCGAGGACGACGGCCGGGGAATCGCTCCCGACGAACGAGAGCGGGTGTTCGAACCGGGCGCGTCACGGGCGGCTGACGGGACCGGGTTTGGCCTCTACATCGTCAGGACAATCGCCGAAGCCCACGGCTGGACAGTACGTGCCACAGCAGGAGAACACGGCGGTGCACGGTTCGAGTTCGACATTGATGCGGACACCGCCTGTTAG
- a CDS encoding DUF460 domain-containing protein: MNRTAALDAVVFGVDIQSGDVRGDAPSYALVVFDGESVERDVVSWRKLRRRIEDEEPAIVATDNMYELAEDKDALIHVLGSLPDETKLVQVTGDERPEPLSRVAKRHGVPYGKDPMEEAEAAARLAAANVGQEVSAFTDTTEVKVSRGRSTGKGGWSEDRYTRRIHGAVRKRAREIESELDAAGLEYERDVTEKYGGFSNAVFQVSARPQDIPVSRARSGDTRVEIERQRRDGIEFKPLAKRRDHVVVGVDPGTTTAVAIVSLDGTVLDVYSSRTDDAAATTEWIIERGRPVIVAADVTPMPETVEKLRRSFSAAGWEPDTDLPVDEKKHRTREEAYDNDHERDAMAAALYAFDHHADQFERVAGKVPPQYDVGPVIDRVVAGEESVETVLRDLEDDDSEDEDTTAHEPRELTDDEKEIKRLNARIERLESHVDDLKETIKRKDDQLSEKDKQLEKARSEGRREVRKDREVTRLQRRNEALERKVEEEEEKREALADKLERLKALWKLDHSNFADVSEKQEGLTPVKVVEQFTRDAIADADERFGLVEDDIVMFRDSSGAGRSTAQQLADIDPKIVLRNGNLSDIADQVLFDNDIPVAPAEMVTVQEVDELAVAREGEIEAAIEDWEERAADRRKEQNAEMVDQIISEHRADRPTSEN; the protein is encoded by the coding sequence CTCCGCCGGCGTATTGAGGACGAGGAGCCGGCCATCGTCGCGACGGATAATATGTACGAACTCGCCGAGGACAAGGACGCCCTGATCCACGTCCTCGGGTCCCTCCCCGACGAAACGAAACTGGTGCAGGTGACCGGCGACGAGCGGCCCGAACCGCTCTCCCGGGTCGCCAAGCGCCACGGCGTCCCCTACGGCAAGGACCCGATGGAGGAGGCCGAGGCCGCGGCCCGGCTGGCCGCCGCCAACGTCGGGCAGGAGGTGTCCGCCTTCACCGATACAACAGAGGTGAAAGTCTCGCGGGGCCGCTCGACCGGCAAAGGCGGGTGGTCAGAGGACCGCTACACCCGGCGCATCCACGGCGCGGTCCGCAAGCGGGCGCGCGAAATCGAGTCTGAGCTCGACGCTGCCGGTCTGGAGTACGAGCGGGACGTGACCGAGAAGTACGGCGGGTTCTCCAACGCCGTGTTCCAAGTCTCGGCCCGGCCACAGGATATCCCGGTATCGAGAGCCCGGTCGGGCGACACGCGCGTCGAGATCGAGCGCCAGCGGCGGGACGGCATCGAGTTCAAGCCACTGGCAAAGCGGCGCGACCACGTCGTCGTCGGCGTCGACCCCGGAACGACGACGGCCGTCGCCATCGTCTCCCTCGACGGCACTGTGCTGGATGTGTACTCCTCGCGGACCGACGACGCCGCCGCGACGACAGAGTGGATCATCGAGCGCGGGCGGCCCGTCATCGTCGCCGCCGACGTGACGCCGATGCCAGAAACGGTCGAGAAGCTCCGACGCTCCTTTAGTGCCGCGGGCTGGGAGCCCGACACCGACCTCCCGGTCGACGAAAAGAAACACCGGACTCGGGAGGAGGCCTACGACAACGACCACGAACGCGACGCCATGGCCGCCGCGCTCTACGCCTTCGACCACCACGCCGACCAGTTCGAGCGCGTCGCGGGTAAGGTCCCGCCACAGTACGATGTGGGACCGGTCATCGACCGCGTCGTCGCTGGCGAGGAGAGCGTCGAAACGGTGTTGCGGGACCTCGAAGACGACGACAGCGAGGACGAGGACACAACGGCCCACGAACCACGGGAACTCACCGACGACGAGAAAGAGATCAAGCGGCTGAACGCCCGCATCGAACGCCTTGAGTCACACGTCGACGACCTCAAAGAGACGATCAAACGCAAGGATGACCAGCTCTCGGAGAAGGACAAACAGCTGGAGAAGGCCCGCAGCGAGGGCCGGCGCGAGGTCAGGAAAGACCGCGAGGTGACGCGGCTCCAGCGGCGCAACGAGGCCCTCGAACGGAAAGTCGAGGAGGAAGAGGAGAAACGCGAGGCGCTGGCTGACAAGCTCGAACGGCTGAAGGCGCTGTGGAAGCTCGACCACTCGAACTTCGCCGACGTCTCGGAGAAACAGGAGGGGCTGACCCCGGTCAAGGTGGTCGAACAGTTCACCAGGGACGCCATCGCCGACGCCGACGAGCGGTTTGGCCTCGTTGAGGACGACATCGTCATGTTCCGGGACTCCTCGGGTGCGGGCCGGTCGACGGCCCAGCAGCTGGCGGATATCGACCCGAAGATCGTCCTCCGGAACGGGAACCTCTCCGATATCGCCGATCAGGTGCTGTTCGACAACGACATCCCCGTCGCGCCGGCGGAGATGGTCACCGTACAGGAAGTGGACGAACTGGCCGTCGCCCGCGAGGGCGAAATCGAGGCGGCAATCGAAGACTGGGAGGAGCGCGCCGCCGACCGCCGGAAGGAGCAGAACGCGGAGATGGTCGACCAGATCATCAGCGAACACCGGGCCGACCGGCCGACGAGCGAGAACTAG
- a CDS encoding SCP2 sterol-binding domain-containing protein translates to MTVTLPTDADDWAAAWRDRINERAAFADSADDFTAVFCFEIRADDAYTGDPIQFVVVIKDGVCTAAGTVADPEYDFAFRGPYSEWVTMLQGDLDISAAAMDGTFDVEGDTMRLLRRQDTIAEMVAAAQNVDTEFEY, encoded by the coding sequence ATGACTGTGACGCTGCCGACCGACGCCGATGACTGGGCCGCCGCGTGGCGCGACCGGATCAACGAGCGGGCCGCGTTCGCTGACAGCGCTGACGACTTCACCGCTGTATTCTGTTTCGAAATCCGTGCCGACGACGCCTACACCGGTGACCCGATACAGTTCGTCGTTGTGATTAAGGACGGTGTCTGTACCGCCGCCGGAACGGTCGCGGACCCCGAGTACGACTTCGCGTTCCGTGGCCCCTACAGCGAGTGGGTCACGATGCTGCAGGGCGATCTGGACATCTCCGCCGCCGCGATGGACGGAACCTTTGACGTCGAGGGTGACACGATGCGGCTGCTTCGCCGGCAGGACACCATCGCCGAAATGGTCGCGGCGGCACAGAACGTCGACACCGAGTTCGAGTACTGA